From Oryza brachyantha chromosome 9, ObraRS2, whole genome shotgun sequence, a single genomic window includes:
- the LOC102723081 gene encoding receptor-like protein kinase At3g21340 encodes MVFMHGSISRAHAAGFLSIDCGLEANFSGYKADDTGIIYVSDGPYVDTGENRRMSAKEEGPWPRPYRTLRSFPSGVRNCYSLPTVAGAKYLLRLVSIYGDYDGRGSASAAVQFDVHLGANYWVTVSSNPTDGFYEALFVAWASWAPVCLVNTGRGTPFVNALELRALSGELYPAVMANQSITLVERINMGSNITISRYPLDKYDRRWWLMQSSPTWNTLFTASTIQQSATYALPLAIMQTAVEAAVVDGTLVIARPHRAAMEYKAFLHFADFQNSRRRQFSVSFNKQGSYQVSPPYLATDTLHSSFTYKAADGVFQMTLTATSDSMPPPMLNAFELYTVISQGNPMTFPIDFNTIMAIKIEYGIKKNWMGDPCFPTQFSWDGVKCGNVSGNNTARIISLDLSYSNLHGVISNNFTLLTALEYLNLSCNLLNGPIPDSLHKNNTGSFIFSFDSDGDMCKKIIEPSPTRNKSKMAIILVILVVVPLMAIAVLVLAYMIWRDKRKLKRDPSREPADENVLASTNNHVDALPKVDNRQFTYKEIEKLTNNLKQFIGQGGFGPVYYGRLEDGTEVAVKMRSDSSAHGLDEFFAEVQSLTKVHHRNLVSLVGYCSEKDHLALVYEYMAQGSLNDHLRGNKHAGEGLNWRTRVRVVIEAGQGLDYLHRGCSLPIIHRDVKSSNILLSQNLQAKLADFGLSKSYLSETQTHISITPAGTAGYMDPEYFYTSRLTESSDVYSFGIVLLEIATGESPILPGLGHIIQRVKNKITAGNISLIADARLGGAYEVNSMWKVLDIALLCTTDIGAQRPTMAAVLAQLKESLALEETRLDNIFSGTTGTSDSTVSSDNFGPLAR; translated from the exons ATGGTGTTTATGCATGGTTCGATCTCACGTGCGCATGCAGCTGGCTTTCTGAGCATCGACTGTGGCCTGGAGGCCAACTTCAGCGGCTACAAGGCCGACGACACCGGCATCATCTACGTCTCCGACGGCCCCTACGTCGACACCGGCGAGAACCGCCGGATGTCGGCCAAGGAAGAGGGCCCGTGGCCACGCCCTTACAGGACGCTCAGGAGCTTCCCCTCCGGCGTGCGGAACTGCTACTCGCTCCCCACCGTTGCCGGGGCCAAGTACCTGCTCCGGCTGGTGTCCATCTACGGCGACTACGACGGCAGGGGcagcgcgtcggcggcggtgcagtTCGACGTGCACCTCGGGGCCAACTACTGGGTCACCGTGAGCAGCAACCCCACGGACGGGTTCTACGAGGCGCTGTTTGTGGCGTGGGCGAGCTGGGCGCCGGTGTGCCTCGTCAACACCGGCCGCGGCACGCCGTTCGTGAACGCGTTGGAGCTGAGGGCGCTCAGCGGCGAGCTCTACCCGGCAGTCATGGCCAACCAGTCCATCACATTGGTAGAACGGATCAACATGGGCTCAAACATTACTATTTCACg GTACCCTTTGGACAAATATGACCGGCGATGGTGGTTGATGCAGTCTAGCCCAACCTGGAATACCCTTTTCACTGCATCGACCATCCAGCAGAGCGCTACCTACGCCTTGCCCTTGGCCATTATGCAGACCGCCGTCGAGgcggccgtcgtcgacggca CGCTCGTCATTGCGAGGCCGCACCGCGCAGCCATGGAGTACAAGGCGTTCCTCCACTTCGCCGACTTCCAGAacagccggcgccggcagtTCAGCGTCTCCTTCAACAAGCAGGGTTCGTACCAGGTGAGCCCGCCGTACCTTGCCACTGACACCCTGCACAGCAGCTTCACGTACAAGGCCGCCGACGGTGTGTTCCAAATGACTCTGACGGCCACCTCTGATtccatgccgccgccgatgcTCAACGCGTTTGAGCTCTACACCGTCATCTCCCAAGGCAACCCCATGACATTCCCCATAGATT TCAATACCATCATGGCAATTAAAATCGAGTATGGGATAAAGAAGAACTGGATGGGCGATCCGTGTTTCCCAACACAATTTTCATGGGACGGCGTGAAATGCGGCAATGTGAGTGGCAACAACACTGCAAGGATCATATCTTT GGATCTGTCCTACAGCAACTTGCACGGGGTGATATCCAATAACTTTACATTGCTCACCGCACTTGAATATTT GAATTTATCATGCAACCTACTGAACGGACCCATTCCAGACTCCCTCCATAAAAACAATACAGGGTCATTTATTTTCAG ttttgattCTGATGGAGATATGTGTAAGAAAATTATCGAACCATCTCCGAcaagaaacaaatcaaaaatGGCAATCATCTTAGTTATTTTGGTAGTGGTTCCTTTGATGGCAATTGCTGTGCTTGTTCTTGCGTATATGATTTGGagagacaaaagaaaattgaaaC GTGACCCTTCTAGAGAGCCAGCAGACGAGAATGTGTTAGCAAGTACAAACAATCATGTAGATGCCCTTCCAAAAGTTGACAATCGCCAATTCACGTACAAAGAGATTGAGAAGTTaactaataatttaaaacagtTTATTGGACAAGGAGGTTTTGGACCTGTCTACTATGGTCGTTTAGAGGATGGTACTGAGGTTGCAGTTAAGATGCGTTCAGATTCATCAGCTCATGGGCTTGATGAATTTTTCGCCGAG GTTCAAAGTTTGACAAAGGTGCATCATAGGAATCTAGTTTCTTTGGTTGGTTACTGTTCAGAGAAGGATCATTTAGCGCTTGTTTATGAGTACATGGCTCAAGGCAGTCTCAATGATCATCTGAGAG GTAACAAACATGCTGGTGAAGGCTTAAATTGGAGAACACGTGTCCGAGTTGTAATCGAAGCTGGACAAG GCCTGGATTATCTACATAGAGGTTGCAGTTTGCCAATTATTCACCGGGATGTAAAGTCCAGTAACATTCTATTAAGTCAAAACTTACAAGCTAAACTAGCGGATTTTGGACTTTCTAAGTCTTATCTTAGTGAGACACAAACTCATATATCAATCACTCCAGCTGGGACGGCAGGTTACATGGATCCTGA GTACTTCTATACTTCAAGGCTCACCGAGAGTAGTGATGTTTATAGCTTTGGTATTGTTCTATTGGAGATAGCAACAGGTGAATCTCCTATACTTCCAGGACTAGGGCATATCATTCAACGTGTAAAAAATAAGATCACAGCTGGTAACATTAGCTTGATTGCCGATGCACGTCTTGGGGGTGCCTACGAAGTCAATTCAATGTGGAAGGTTCTGGATATTGCATTGTTGTGCACTACTGATATTGGTGCTCAACGACCAACAATGGCTGCTGTGTTAGCACAACTAAAGGAGAGCCTAGCCTTGGAGGAAACT